The following proteins are co-located in the Cryptococcus neoformans var. grubii H99 chromosome 1, complete sequence genome:
- a CDS encoding mitochondrial import inner membrane translocase subunit TIM9: MDFSQFNGAEQAHMSKVIEKKQMQDFMRLYSGLVEKCFNACAQDFTSKALTTNETTCVQNCTDKFLKHSERVGARFAEHNAEQMQGGGQ; this comes from the exons ATGGACTTTTCACAATTCAACGGCGCCGAGCAGGCACACATGTCCAAGGTcatcgagaagaagcagatgCAAGACTTTATGCGTCTCTACTCTGGCCTCGTCGAGAAATGCTTCAACGCCTGTGCCCAGGACTTTACCAGCAaagcccttaccaccaaCGAG ACCACCTGCGTCCAAAACTGTACCGACAAGTTTTTGAAGCATTCCGAAAGGGTCGGCGCGAGGTTTGCAGAGCACAACGCTG AGCAAATGCAGGGCGGCGGACAGTAA
- a CDS encoding S-adenosylmethionine decarboxylase proenzyme → MTAELTPSIEEQALTSPGPFEGPEKLLEVWFAPSVEELPSAEEVEGKVAGGLKARPAKGNGGWQGLRKVPREVWEEMLDIVKCKVLSMVEGDDLDAYLLSESSLFVAPHVLILKTCGTTLNLLGLYRIIEIAREYCGFNNVWRCFYSRKSFFFPERQQGPHRDWRDEVQFLDSVFGTAGAAYTVGPMNRDHWLLYLTTPNSQPILPSDPKPSTLSLPAPSSSSSISTPAFSSSSTVTYQDTTLEILMTHLSPSARAPFFHDSDSLASPATTPGHVLGEAISHKLGIDTLFSKEETNLDSFGFDPCGYSANAVIGSGLPVSGKDGKEGGGYFTIHVTPEEGWSYASFECNVPLPFSSSSSSSSPSSGALAKRPDLQTLIRNVVNIFQPSRLSITLFVSTPPSSSAPGSSEAEVKAWNSFGTDLLGNEFVRKDRIGYEFDGYDLVFACFEKKGWVEPKLSLGSEAKESL, encoded by the exons ATGACTGCCGAGCTCACTCCTTCCATCGAAGAACAAGCACTCACTTCCCCAGGCCCATTTGAAGGTCCCGAAAAGCTTTTGGAAGTATGGTTCGCTCCTTCTGTAGAAGAGTTGCCTTCCGCcgaagaggttgagggaAAAGTTGCCGGTGGGCTCAAGGCGCGCCCTGCAAAGGGAAACGGAGGATGGCAGGGCTTGAGGAAGGTGCCGAGGGAAGTCTGGGAGGAGATGTTGGATATTGTAAAGTGCAAGGTCTTGAGTATGGTAGAAGGCGATGATTTGGATGCTTACCTCTTATC GGAATCATCACTCTTCGTCGCCCCTCACGTGCTTATCCTCAAGACATGCGGCACCACGCTCAACCTTCTCGGTCTTTACCGTATCATTGAGATTGCGCGTGAATACTGTGGATTCAACAATGTGTGGAGGTGTTTCTATTCGAGAAAGAGCTTTTTCTTCCCAGAGAGGCAGCAAGGTCCTCATAGggactggagagatgaAGTGCAGTTTTTGGACAGCGTCTTTG GAACGGCGGGCGCAGCGTATACTGTTGGTCCTATGAACAGGGATCATTGGCTCTTATACCTCACCACTCCCAACTCTCAACCTATCCTCCCGTCCGACCCCAAACCTTCCACCCTTTCTCTCCCTgccccatcctcttcttcgtccatctccactcccgcattctcctcctcttctacCGTGACATACCAAGACACCACTCTCGAAATCCTCATGACCCACCTCTCCCCCTCGGCCCGCGCTCCCTTTTTCCACGACTCGGACTCCTTGGCCTCCCCCGCCACCACCCCGGGCCATGTTCTCGGTGAGGCCATTTCCCACAAGCTTGGGATTGATACGCTTTTCTcaaaggaagagacgaaCTTGGATTCATTTGGGTTTGATCCATGCGGGTATAGCGCAAATGCGGTGATTGGGAGTGGACTGCCTGTTTCAGGGAAGGATGgtaaggaaggaggggggtACTTTACGATTCATGTGACTCCAGAGGAAGGATGGTCATATGCTTCGTTTGAGTGCAACGTCCCTCTCccattctcctcatcttcttcttcttcatctccttcttcggGAGCTCTCGCCAAGAGACCAGACTTGCAAACACTTATCCGTAACGTCGtcaacatcttccaacCCTCCCGTCTCTCCATCACTCTCTTCGTCTCCACGCccccatcatcctctgcccCTGGCTCGAGCGAAGCAGAAGTCAAAGCCTGGAACTCGTTCGGAACGGATCTTTTAGGTAACGAGTTTGTGCGCAAGGACAGGATAGGGTACGAGTTTGACGGGTATGATTTGGTGTTTGCTTgttttgagaagaagggctgGGTGGAGCCAAAGTTGTCCTTGGGTTCAGAGGCCAAGGAGAGTTTATGA
- a CDS encoding cytochrome c heme-lyase, translated as MWPFSSSTTPSAVPEQAQHHPSAAASADQCPVDHTTRQAWLANNPSTPHPFHPSISKGSSSSASAGLSQSRVISSIPRGSTSSSPSPAPPASASSSAAAGPSSGPSSYTADAGSGHAQPQQDANGNWIYPSEQQFFNAMLRKNHNPSPQDMRTIVPIHNAVNEKAWEEILKWESHWPSERCGGPRLVSFVGRPKERTPKAWVKTALGYTPPFDRHDWIVDRCGTNVRYVIDFYTGRQTEGPGKMAFYLDVRPAVDDWEGIKTRVKGWWS; from the exons ATGTGGCCGTTCTCTTCGTCCACCACTCCTTCTGCTGTTCCAGAACAAGCCCAGCATCATCCTTCCGCAGCAGCTTCTGCCGATCAATGTCCGGTGGATCACACGACTCGCCAAGCATGGCTCGCGAACAATCCATCCAcacctcatcctttccacccgTCTATTTCTAAAggatcttcatcatctgcttctGCAGGACTTTCTCAGTCAAGAGTTATTTCTTCTATACCCAGAGGGtcgacatcctcttctccgtctcccGCTCCccctgcttctgcttccagctccgccgccgccggaCCTTCATCAGGCCCAAGCAGTTACACTGCTGATGCTGGATCGGGCCATGCTCAACCGCAACAAGATGCGAATGGCAACTGGATCTATCCATCTGAACAACAATTCTTCAACGCAATGCTCCGTAAAAACCATAACCCCAGTCCTCAAGACATGCGGACCATCGTGCCGATTCATAATGCGGTAAATGAAAAGGCTTGGGAGGAGATTTTGAAGTGGGAAAGTCATTGGCCGAGTGAAAGATGTGGGGGACCGAGGCTGGTTAGTTTTGTGGGGAGGCCGAAGGAGAGAACACCAAAGGCTTGGGTGAAGACTGCTTTAGG CTACACACCACCATTCGATAGACACGATTGGATAGTAGACCGGTGTGGTACTAATGTCCGCTACGTTATTGATTTCTACACTGGTCGACAGACGGAAGGTCCCGGGAAGATGGCTTTTTACCTAGATGTGAGGCCGGCGGTCGATGATTGGGAAGGGATCAAGACGAGGGTTAAGGGATGGTGGAGCTGA
- a CDS encoding calcium/proton exchanger, variant: MFPQNTLQEDPPLADSPLSSPKLPEYDRQSSSTPIVSSNLPTDTTNSASAGPRRRQQPSRQVTLDASPPSATRRETTESARTQRSRAGSRRTSNSLDPNPGLMRRVTTVLFTPPKKIGKAPTYWGSMKAAITSTWLNVLLVFIPIGWALYLAKHNGGKDSISDTAVFCCTFIAIIPLAGLLGFATEEAALRLGQTLGGLLNATLGNAVELIVAILALIKCELQVVQSSLVGSILSNILLVLGMCFFAGGVRFAEQAIKSTAAQLNASLLLIAVIAVLIPSAFHFSISSSTSNTDASELANGEGADLLSMSHAVSILLLILYLGYLLFQMWTHATYYVDDAVTGSTQYPEAITNVSEKLKFRNFHRRKHDEEESYSTATTVSDAAVPPSARAEGGEVPATHGPGTAAAETGNRVEHEDAEEEEEEETPQMNVVCTIALMVIDTVLVGVTAEFLVDSINGMVESNPSLSAEWVGLILLPIVGNAAEHFTAVSVSVKDKLDLSISVAVGSSIQIALFVIPVIELLAWTIGKPMTLLFDPYESIVLFLSVLIVNQTLADGRSNWMEGMVLMMLYIIIAVSFWYYPGSTTATLLGCQDSSSVTG, from the exons ATGTTCCCCCAAA aCACCCTCCAGGAGGATCCTCCACTTGCCGACTCTCCGTTGAGCTCGCCGAAACTCCCAGAATATGACCGCCAATCATCCTCCACGCCTATTGTATCCAGCAACTTACCTACAGACACAACCAATTCTGCTTCTGCCGGGCCACGCCGACGCCAACAACCAAGCAGACAAGTCACGCTTGATGCAAGTCCACCCTCCGCCACCAGGCGCGAAACAACAGAAAGCGCTCGGACGCAGCGCAGTAGGGCAGGCTCAAGACGGACGTCGAATAGTTTAGATCCCAACCCAGGTTTGATGAGACGGGTTACGACGGTGCTGTTTACGCCACCGAAGAAGATTGGTAAGGCGCCGACGTATTGGGGAAGTATGAAAGCTGCGATAACAAGCACTTGGTT AAATGTTTTGCTTGTGTTTATACCCATCGGATGGGCGCTTTATCTTGCAAAGCATAATGGTGGAAAGGACAGCATCTCTGACACTGCTGTTTTCTGCTGCACTTTTATCGCTATTATCCCTTTGGCCGGTTTGCTTGGGTTTGCCACTGAAGAGGCGGCTTTGCGACTAGGGCAAACACTTGGTGGTTTACTCAACGCGACTTTGGGAAATGCCGTCGAGTTGATTGTTGCCATTCTTGCTCTTATTAAG TGCGAGCTGCAAGTCGTGCAATCATCCCTTGTCGGTTCTATCCTCAGTAACATCCTTCTTGTACTCGGCATGTGCTTCTTTGCAGGTGGTGTCCGATTTGCTGAACAAGCTATCAAATCTACCGCCGCCCAGCTCAACGCATCTTTATTGCTCATCGCGGTTATCGCCGTGCTCATCCCTTCTGCTTTCCATTTTTCAATCAGCTCGAGTACGAGTAACACGGACGCTAGCGAGCTGGCAAATGGTGAAGGTGCTGATCTGTTGTCGATGAGTCATGCTGTGTCCATCTTGCTTTTGATTCTGTACCTCGGTTATTTGCTCTTCCAAATGTGGACTCACGCC ACTTATTATGTCGACGACGCCGTAACAGGCTCAACTCAATATCCGGAAGCAATCACCAACGTCTCTGAAAAACTCAAGTTCCGCAATTTCCACCGTAGGAAGcacgatgaagaggaaagctACTCGACGGCGACAACGGTATCGGACGCTGCCGTTCCTCCTAGCGCGCGTGCCGAAGGTGGAGAGGTACCAGCGACTCATGGTCCTGGGACAGCTGCTGCCGAGACTGGGAATCGGGTTGAGCATGAGGAcgcggaagaggaagaggaggaagagacgccGCAAATGAATGTCGTCTGCACTATT GCTTTGATGGTCATTGACACCGTTCTTGTCGGCGTGACGGCCGAGTTTTTGGTTGACAGTATTAATGGTATGGTCGAAAGTAATCCTAGTCTGTCTGCAGAATGGGTCGGTTTAATCTTGCTTCCTATC GTTGGTAATGCAGCCGAGCATTTTACAGCTGTGTCAGTGTCCGTGAAGGACAAGCTTGACTTGTCAATCTCCGTTGCT GTGGGATCCTCGATCCAAATCGCCTTGTTTGTCATTCCCGTCATCGAACTGCTTGCGTGGACTATTGGCAAGCCCATGACACTTCTTTTCGACC CTTACGAGTCTATCGTACTTTTCTTGTCTGTATTAATCGTCAACCAAACTTTGGCCGACGGGCGATCAAA TTGGATGGAAGGTATGGTCCTGATGATGCTCtatatcatcatcgctgtATCGTTCTGGTACTATCCC GGATCAACCACTGCGACATTATTAGGTTGTCAAGATTCATCCAGCGTCACCGgctaa
- a CDS encoding calcium/proton exchanger, giving the protein MSPPRRVSFPPDTLQEDPPLADSPLSSPKLPEYDRQSSSTPIVSSNLPTDTTNSASAGPRRRQQPSRQVTLDASPPSATRRETTESARTQRSRAGSRRTSNSLDPNPGLMRRVTTVLFTPPKKIGKAPTYWGSMKAAITSTWLNVLLVFIPIGWALYLAKHNGGKDSISDTAVFCCTFIAIIPLAGLLGFATEEAALRLGQTLGGLLNATLGNAVELIVAILALIKCELQVVQSSLVGSILSNILLVLGMCFFAGGVRFAEQAIKSTAAQLNASLLLIAVIAVLIPSAFHFSISSSTSNTDASELANGEGADLLSMSHAVSILLLILYLGYLLFQMWTHATYYVDDAVTGSTQYPEAITNVSEKLKFRNFHRRKHDEEESYSTATTVSDAAVPPSARAEGGEVPATHGPGTAAAETGNRVEHEDAEEEEEEETPQMNVVCTIALMVIDTVLVGVTAEFLVDSINGMVESNPSLSAEWVGLILLPIVGNAAEHFTAVSVSVKDKLDLSISVAVGSSIQIALFVIPVIELLAWTIGKPMTLLFDPYESIVLFLSVLIVNQTLADGRSNWMEGMVLMMLYIIIAVSFWYYPGSTTATLLGCQDSSSVTG; this is encoded by the exons ATGTCTCCTCCCCGCCGtgtctcctttcctccagaCACCCTCCAGGAGGATCCTCCACTTGCCGACTCTCCGTTGAGCTCGCCGAAACTCCCAGAATATGACCGCCAATCATCCTCCACGCCTATTGTATCCAGCAACTTACCTACAGACACAACCAATTCTGCTTCTGCCGGGCCACGCCGACGCCAACAACCAAGCAGACAAGTCACGCTTGATGCAAGTCCACCCTCCGCCACCAGGCGCGAAACAACAGAAAGCGCTCGGACGCAGCGCAGTAGGGCAGGCTCAAGACGGACGTCGAATAGTTTAGATCCCAACCCAGGTTTGATGAGACGGGTTACGACGGTGCTGTTTACGCCACCGAAGAAGATTGGTAAGGCGCCGACGTATTGGGGAAGTATGAAAGCTGCGATAACAAGCACTTGGTT AAATGTTTTGCTTGTGTTTATACCCATCGGATGGGCGCTTTATCTTGCAAAGCATAATGGTGGAAAGGACAGCATCTCTGACACTGCTGTTTTCTGCTGCACTTTTATCGCTATTATCCCTTTGGCCGGTTTGCTTGGGTTTGCCACTGAAGAGGCGGCTTTGCGACTAGGGCAAACACTTGGTGGTTTACTCAACGCGACTTTGGGAAATGCCGTCGAGTTGATTGTTGCCATTCTTGCTCTTATTAAG TGCGAGCTGCAAGTCGTGCAATCATCCCTTGTCGGTTCTATCCTCAGTAACATCCTTCTTGTACTCGGCATGTGCTTCTTTGCAGGTGGTGTCCGATTTGCTGAACAAGCTATCAAATCTACCGCCGCCCAGCTCAACGCATCTTTATTGCTCATCGCGGTTATCGCCGTGCTCATCCCTTCTGCTTTCCATTTTTCAATCAGCTCGAGTACGAGTAACACGGACGCTAGCGAGCTGGCAAATGGTGAAGGTGCTGATCTGTTGTCGATGAGTCATGCTGTGTCCATCTTGCTTTTGATTCTGTACCTCGGTTATTTGCTCTTCCAAATGTGGACTCACGCC ACTTATTATGTCGACGACGCCGTAACAGGCTCAACTCAATATCCGGAAGCAATCACCAACGTCTCTGAAAAACTCAAGTTCCGCAATTTCCACCGTAGGAAGcacgatgaagaggaaagctACTCGACGGCGACAACGGTATCGGACGCTGCCGTTCCTCCTAGCGCGCGTGCCGAAGGTGGAGAGGTACCAGCGACTCATGGTCCTGGGACAGCTGCTGCCGAGACTGGGAATCGGGTTGAGCATGAGGAcgcggaagaggaagaggaggaagagacgccGCAAATGAATGTCGTCTGCACTATT GCTTTGATGGTCATTGACACCGTTCTTGTCGGCGTGACGGCCGAGTTTTTGGTTGACAGTATTAATGGTATGGTCGAAAGTAATCCTAGTCTGTCTGCAGAATGGGTCGGTTTAATCTTGCTTCCTATC GTTGGTAATGCAGCCGAGCATTTTACAGCTGTGTCAGTGTCCGTGAAGGACAAGCTTGACTTGTCAATCTCCGTTGCT GTGGGATCCTCGATCCAAATCGCCTTGTTTGTCATTCCCGTCATCGAACTGCTTGCGTGGACTATTGGCAAGCCCATGACACTTCTTTTCGACC CTTACGAGTCTATCGTACTTTTCTTGTCTGTATTAATCGTCAACCAAACTTTGGCCGACGGGCGATCAAA TTGGATGGAAGGTATGGTCCTGATGATGCTCtatatcatcatcgctgtATCGTTCTGGTACTATCCC GGATCAACCACTGCGACATTATTAGGTTGTCAAGATTCATCCAGCGTCACCGgctaa
- a CDS encoding kynurenine aminotransferase, variant, whose translation MPAISFSAFTKTVSPRLNFTPTRTLLYTRKMSTTPNAVIPQAKRMFDGATHKLDVWSIFTPANVPADCINLGQGFMNWAPPDWIRAESHGSMDHDIMTNHYSHPRGRPRLLKAISKHYSPQFENIVARGKDLTNEEILVTAGANCGMFAALTAHCAKPVFVPLHPPTGEGIKHGGDWTLNMDEFAAAFTPKTKAVIINTPHNPVGKVFTKEELEQIAKVCIENNVLVLADEVYDCMVYDGKKHFRIATLPGMWERTLTVGSGGKSFACTGWRVGWLIGPPQLTAATLAAHSRIVFCTNSPMQEAVAIGLEKAAEHKFFEEQVAAYEERRDILCSYFDQIGLSYTKPEGSYFLLVDISPVKVPEGYPIVETCKGRGKDFEFCWWLCQELKVVGIPPSEFYSEEHVNIGERFARFAFCKDPELLHAAGKRLLKLKEYL comes from the exons ATGCCCGCTATCTCATTCTCAGCATTTACAAAAACCGTTTCGCCTAGACTGAACTTCACACCTACAAGAACACTCCTATACACTCGCAAAATGTCTACAACCCCAAACGCTGTTATTCCTCAGGCAAAGAGAATGTTTGATGGTGCGACGCACAAGTTGGATGTGTGGTCCATCTTCAC TCCCGCCAACGTCCCTGCGGACTGTATCAACCTCGGTCAAGGTTTCATGAACTGGGCTCCTCCAGATTGGATCCGTGCCGAGTCTCACGGGTCTATGGACCACGACATTATGACAAACCACTATTCGCACCCTCGAGGTAGGCCTAGGTTGTTGAAGGCTATCAGCAAGCACTACAGCCCTCAGTTTGAGAATATTGTTGCCCGAGGAAAGGATTTGACTAATGAGGAGATTTTGGTCACTGCCGGTGCCAACTGCG gtATGTTTGCCGCACTCACGGCGCACT GTGCCAAACCCGTCTttgttcctcttcaccctcctACCGGCGAAGGTATCAAGCATGGCGGAGACTGGACGCTCAACATGGATGAATTTGCCGCTGCATTCACTCCCAAGACCAAGGCGGTGATTATCAACACCCCTCATAACCCTGTTGGCAAGGTGTTCaccaaggaagagttggagcAAATTGCCAAGGTTTGCATTGAGAACAATGTTTTGGTGCTTGCGGATGAGGTGTACGACTGTATGGTGTACGACGGGAAGAAGCATTTCAGGATTGCAACGTTGCCTGGTATGTGGGAGAGGACTTTGACTGTGGGATCTGGTGGAAAGTCTTTCGCATGTACCGGTTGGCGAGTTG GATGGCTCATCGGTCCTCCCCAACTCACTGCCGCTACCCTCGCCGCGCACAGCCGAATCGTTTTCTGCACCAACTCTCCTATGCAAGAAGCGGTTGCTATCGGTCTCGAAAAAGCTGCCGAGCACAAGTTCTTTGAGGAGCAAGTCGCTGCTTATGAGGAGCGCAGGGACATTCTTTGCTCGTACTTTGACCAAATCGGTTTGAGTTACACCAAGCCTGAAGGATCATACTTTTTGTTGGTGGATATTAGCCCCGTCAAGGTGCCTGAGGGTTACCCTATCGTAGAGACTTGTAAGGGCCGAGGAAAGGACTTTGAGTTTTGTTGGTGGTTGTGTCAGGAGCTTAAGGTGGTCGGCATTCCTCCTTCCGAG TTCTACAGCGAGGAGCACGTGAACATTGGTGAGAGGTTTGCTCGTTTTGCTTTC TGCAAGGACCCCGAGCTTTTGCATGCTGCGGGCAAGAGGTTGCTCAAACTGAAGGAGTATTTGTAA
- a CDS encoding kynurenine aminotransferase produces MPAISFSAFTKTVSPRLNFTPTRTLLYTRKMSTTPNAVIPQAKRMFDGATHKLDVWSIFTPANVPADCINLGQGFMNWAPPDWIRAESHGSMDHDIMTNHYSHPRGRPRLLKAISKHYSPQFENIVARGKDLTNEEILVTAGANCGMFAALTAHCEPGDEVICIEPYFDQYFASIHFQGAKPVFVPLHPPTGEGIKHGGDWTLNMDEFAAAFTPKTKAVIINTPHNPVGKVFTKEELEQIAKVCIENNVLVLADEVYDCMVYDGKKHFRIATLPGMWERTLTVGSGGKSFACTGWRVGWLIGPPQLTAATLAAHSRIVFCTNSPMQEAVAIGLEKAAEHKFFEEQVAAYEERRDILCSYFDQIGLSYTKPEGSYFLLVDISPVKVPEGYPIVETCKGRGKDFEFCWWLCQELKVVGIPPSEFYSEEHVNIGERFARFAFCKDPELLHAAGKRLLKLKEYL; encoded by the exons ATGCCCGCTATCTCATTCTCAGCATTTACAAAAACCGTTTCGCCTAGACTGAACTTCACACCTACAAGAACACTCCTATACACTCGCAAAATGTCTACAACCCCAAACGCTGTTATTCCTCAGGCAAAGAGAATGTTTGATGGTGCGACGCACAAGTTGGATGTGTGGTCCATCTTCAC TCCCGCCAACGTCCCTGCGGACTGTATCAACCTCGGTCAAGGTTTCATGAACTGGGCTCCTCCAGATTGGATCCGTGCCGAGTCTCACGGGTCTATGGACCACGACATTATGACAAACCACTATTCGCACCCTCGAGGTAGGCCTAGGTTGTTGAAGGCTATCAGCAAGCACTACAGCCCTCAGTTTGAGAATATTGTTGCCCGAGGAAAGGATTTGACTAATGAGGAGATTTTGGTCACTGCCGGTGCCAACTGCG gtATGTTTGCCGCACTCACGGCGCACTGTGAGCCCGGAGATGAAGTCATTTGTATCGAACCCTACTTTGACCAGTACTTTGCTTCTATCCATTTCCAAGGTGCCAAACCCGTCTttgttcctcttcaccctcctACCGGCGAAGGTATCAAGCATGGCGGAGACTGGACGCTCAACATGGATGAATTTGCCGCTGCATTCACTCCCAAGACCAAGGCGGTGATTATCAACACCCCTCATAACCCTGTTGGCAAGGTGTTCaccaaggaagagttggagcAAATTGCCAAGGTTTGCATTGAGAACAATGTTTTGGTGCTTGCGGATGAGGTGTACGACTGTATGGTGTACGACGGGAAGAAGCATTTCAGGATTGCAACGTTGCCTGGTATGTGGGAGAGGACTTTGACTGTGGGATCTGGTGGAAAGTCTTTCGCATGTACCGGTTGGCGAGTTG GATGGCTCATCGGTCCTCCCCAACTCACTGCCGCTACCCTCGCCGCGCACAGCCGAATCGTTTTCTGCACCAACTCTCCTATGCAAGAAGCGGTTGCTATCGGTCTCGAAAAAGCTGCCGAGCACAAGTTCTTTGAGGAGCAAGTCGCTGCTTATGAGGAGCGCAGGGACATTCTTTGCTCGTACTTTGACCAAATCGGTTTGAGTTACACCAAGCCTGAAGGATCATACTTTTTGTTGGTGGATATTAGCCCCGTCAAGGTGCCTGAGGGTTACCCTATCGTAGAGACTTGTAAGGGCCGAGGAAAGGACTTTGAGTTTTGTTGGTGGTTGTGTCAGGAGCTTAAGGTGGTCGGCATTCCTCCTTCCGAG TTCTACAGCGAGGAGCACGTGAACATTGGTGAGAGGTTTGCTCGTTTTGCTTTC TGCAAGGACCCCGAGCTTTTGCATGCTGCGGGCAAGAGGTTGCTCAAACTGAAGGAGTATTTGTAA